The genomic window CCTTTCGAGGTGCGAATTCCCTTCTTCCCGCTGGCCGCACCCGCGACCGCCGGCTGAGGGTCAGTCCTCTTCCTCTTCCTCTTCCAACTCGTTCGAGAAATCGAACTTGCCGATCTTGATCCTGGGCTTTCGGCCCAGCCATTCGGCGAGGACTTCCAGATCCTTGGTCAGCGGCCAAGTGGCAAGCGCGGCCCGGCTTTCGTCCATGTAGAGGACAAGTGACTTCTTCTTGAGCCGCAACCTGCTGGAGGCGAGGGCGACTCTTGCGCCTGCGCCCAAGCGGCGGGCCAGGCGGTAGCCGAGCCCCCAGGTAAGACCTTCGCGAAGGTCCTCGTCGCTTGCGAGGCGGCGCAGGCGGTTAGGAACCTCCGTCGCGCCGAGGCTGCCGAGAAGCGCGGCACAGATCATCGCACGGTCGCGCGGCGTGCAGTCGATCCATCGCTTGTCCAGCGCCCATTCGGTCGCATGGTTGGACCGCAGGTTAGGCTCCACGCGCTGGAGGGCGAGGGCGAGCTGTGCCGCCGCGAGGCGAAGACGCTCGTTCCGCTTGCCGCCCCCGCTGGCGAGATCGACCGTCCAGCCTGCAATGCGGGTCGCATCGACGATCGGCGCATCGCGCGGTTCGGCAAAGGCGTGGACGCCCGCCAGCAGCGGGTCGAGCGAACGGGTAAGGTCGTTGAGCTGCGAAAACAGCAGGCCTTCGCGAATGCCCCAGCTCGAAAAGACGAGGCTTTCCGGCTTCAATTCGGCCAGCAGGGGTTTCAGCAATGCGGCCGCATCGGGAAGGTATCCGGCACGCATCGGCGATATGCCCGAAATCTCCATCAGCTTTTCGGGGTCGGCATCGACCAGCCTTCCGGCAAGATCTTGCGCCTCCTCCACCGTCAGGCAGAACCCGTGGGGGTCGGTCAGCGGATAATCGCATTCACGCATCGCGTAATGTGCCAGCGCCCGCCACGTGCCGCCGATCATGTAGAGCGGGCCTTCGTGACCCGAAGCCCAGCCGACGCCGGACAGCGTGTCGTGAACCTGCTGTTCGAAATCGCCGGCCGCGGCACGCTGGGCAGGAAGGCGTAGTGTGCCGAAGGGCAGGCTGACCGCATCGTGGCATTCGCCATCGCCAATGGAGACGAGTTCGAGACTGCCGCCGCCGAGGTCGGCAATCATGCCTTTCGCACCGGGAAAGGCGCCGATGGCACCGAAAGCGGAAGCGCAGGCTTCCTCCTCACCCGACAGCAGGCGCGGAGATAGGCCAAGCGCAGCGACGAGGTCGAGAAATTCCCCGCCGTTCTCGGCATCGCGCGCGGCGGCCGTCGCGACCGTCTGCACATCGTCGATACCGCGGTCACGGATAATCAGGGCGTAGCGGGCAAGGGCGGCCAGCGCCTCGTCCATGGCCTCTTCGGGAATGCGGCCTGTTTCCGACAGATCGCGGCCGAGGCGTGCGGCGACCTTCTCGTTCCACACGGTTTCCGGCGAGCGGGCCGTGCCTTCGTAGAGCACGAGGCGGACGGTGTTCGACCCGATGTCGATGACGGCACGGGGCGGATGGATCAGGCGGCGCTGCCACTTGGCGCTGCGCGATTTGACGGAGGTCATCGTTTCGCCCCGCTCAGCGTGAGGCGCGGGACCTCATGCCGCTGGAGAGCGGAGCCACGCCCGGAAAGCGAAGGGTTCGACATGAAATATTCGTGGCAGTTGAAGCCGCCGTCGCCCTTGCGCATCCGCAGGTACTGCCCGTCGGGGCCGAGGCGCCAGCTCTGTTCGGTGTCGAGGATATTGGCCAGCATGACTTGCCCCAGCATCTGGTCGTGGACCGTTTTGTTGGTGACCGGGACCAGCACTTCCACGCGCCGGTCGAGATTGCGGCTCATGGCATCGGCGCTGGTGATGAACACCTTGGCCTGCCGGCTCGGAAGCGCCTTGCCATTTGCGAAGGTCCACATGCGACCATGTTCGAGAAAGCGCCCGATGATCGACTTCACGCTGATGTTTTCGCTGAGGCCGGGGATGCCGGGCCTCAAGGAACAGATGCCGCGCACCACCATGCGGATTTCGACGCCCGCCTTGCTCGCTTCGTAAAGCTTGTCGATCATCGCCTGGTTGGTGATCGAATTGAGCTTCACCCATATGCCCGACGGCTTGCCCGCCCGTGCATTGGCGATTTCGACGTCGATCAGCTCGTACAATTTCTCGCGCAGGCCGATGGGCGAGATGGCGATCTTCTCCAGGGCATCCGGCTCGATGTAGCCGGTGATGAAGTTGAACATCTTGGCTGCATCGCGCCCCAAAGCCGCATCGGCGGTGAAATAGCTGAGGTCGGTGTAGATGCGCGCATTGACCGGGTGGTAATTGCCCGTGCCGAAATGGCAGTAGGTGCGATAGCCGTCTTCCTCGCGCCGCACGACGAGGCTGACCTTGGCGTGCGTCTTCCATTCGGTGAAGCCGTAGATCACCTGCACGCCTGCGCGTTCGAGCTCGTTCGCCCAGCGGATGTTGCGCTCCTCGTCGAAGCGCGCTTTCAGTTCGACCACCGCGGTCACGGCCTTGCCGTTCTGCGCGGCCTCCACCAGCGCGGCGATGACGGGTGATTGGTCGCCTGCGCGGTAAAGCGTCTGCTTGATCGAGACGACCTGCGGATCGACTGCCGCCTGGTGCAGGAAATCGACCACCACTTCGAAGCTTTCGTAGGGGTGGTGAATGACCATGTCCTTCTCGCGGATGGCCGTGAAGACATCGCCGTCATGGGCCAGCACGCGCTCGGGATAGCGGGGCGAGAAGGGAGTGAACTTGAGGTCCGGACGCGGTTCGTTGCAGATCGCCGAGAGGTCGGACAGGCCCAGCATCCCGCCGGTCTTCACGATCATCGCCGCGTCGACGTCGAACTGTTCGCGCAGCAGCGCCTCTGCCGAGGCGTCGCATTCGTCGTCGAGTTCGAGCAGGACCGCACGGCCCCGGCGCCGGCGCTGGATGGCGGTGCGGAAATAGCGCACGAGGTCTTCGGCTTCGTCCTCGACCTCGATATCGCTGTCGCGCAGGACGCGGAAAATGCCGTCGCCGAGGATCTTGAAGCCCGGGAAGAGCTGGCTGGCGAACCGGGTCACCAGCTGTTCGATGGCGACATAGATCGCCTTTTCGCCGGGCACGCGCACGAAGCGCGGCGCGCCGCTGGGGATCAACACCATTTCGACCAGCTCGCCCTTGCGGCGACCGCGCTTGAGGCGGAACAGCACGCCCATCCCGCCGCTGGCAACGAAGGGGAAGGGATGCGAAGGGTCGATGGCCTGCGGCGTGATCAGCGGC from Qipengyuania gaetbuli includes these protein-coding regions:
- a CDS encoding Ppx/GppA phosphatase family protein, which produces MTSVKSRSAKWQRRLIHPPRAVIDIGSNTVRLVLYEGTARSPETVWNEKVAARLGRDLSETGRIPEEAMDEALAALARYALIIRDRGIDDVQTVATAAARDAENGGEFLDLVAALGLSPRLLSGEEEACASAFGAIGAFPGAKGMIADLGGGSLELVSIGDGECHDAVSLPFGTLRLPAQRAAAGDFEQQVHDTLSGVGWASGHEGPLYMIGGTWRALAHYAMRECDYPLTDPHGFCLTVEEAQDLAGRLVDADPEKLMEISGISPMRAGYLPDAAALLKPLLAELKPESLVFSSWGIREGLLFSQLNDLTRSLDPLLAGVHAFAEPRDAPIVDATRIAGWTVDLASGGGKRNERLRLAAAQLALALQRVEPNLRSNHATEWALDKRWIDCTPRDRAMICAALLGSLGATEVPNRLRRLASDEDLREGLTWGLGYRLARRLGAGARVALASSRLRLKKKSLVLYMDESRAALATWPLTKDLEVLAEWLGRKPRIKIGKFDFSNELEEEEEED
- a CDS encoding RNA degradosome polyphosphate kinase, with product MTLGNAPSSGPEAETGDSHADTPQEPMALEDRYTNRELSWLSFNRRVLAESENARYPLLERLRFLSISGSNLDEFTMVRIAGLEGQVHRGIETPGIDGLSPRQQLDAIREQVLQLEHRQQDSLDELRGLLADEGILIALVEQLDKQQQDWLEDYFTTDILPLITPQAIDPSHPFPFVASGGMGVLFRLKRGRRKGELVEMVLIPSGAPRFVRVPGEKAIYVAIEQLVTRFASQLFPGFKILGDGIFRVLRDSDIEVEDEAEDLVRYFRTAIQRRRRGRAVLLELDDECDASAEALLREQFDVDAAMIVKTGGMLGLSDLSAICNEPRPDLKFTPFSPRYPERVLAHDGDVFTAIREKDMVIHHPYESFEVVVDFLHQAAVDPQVVSIKQTLYRAGDQSPVIAALVEAAQNGKAVTAVVELKARFDEERNIRWANELERAGVQVIYGFTEWKTHAKVSLVVRREEDGYRTYCHFGTGNYHPVNARIYTDLSYFTADAALGRDAAKMFNFITGYIEPDALEKIAISPIGLREKLYELIDVEIANARAGKPSGIWVKLNSITNQAMIDKLYEASKAGVEIRMVVRGICSLRPGIPGLSENISVKSIIGRFLEHGRMWTFANGKALPSRQAKVFITSADAMSRNLDRRVEVLVPVTNKTVHDQMLGQVMLANILDTEQSWRLGPDGQYLRMRKGDGGFNCHEYFMSNPSLSGRGSALQRHEVPRLTLSGAKR